One window of Treponema denticola genomic DNA carries:
- a CDS encoding HIT family protein produces MCLICKRIEMIKNGNNPYYVKELETGYVVIGDHQHFKGYTLFLCKEHKTEIFQLENDFKMKFLEEMSIIAEAVYKAFHAEKMNYELLGNGDTHLHWHLFPRISGDLEGHGLHGKGPVWWYPIDKMYDAANCPTSEELYDMKVKLLEHLKKA; encoded by the coding sequence ATGTGCTTAATATGTAAAAGAATTGAAATGATAAAAAATGGAAATAATCCGTATTATGTAAAAGAACTTGAAACCGGTTATGTAGTTATTGGTGATCATCAGCATTTTAAAGGGTATACTTTATTTCTTTGCAAAGAACATAAGACCGAAATATTTCAGCTTGAAAATGATTTTAAAATGAAGTTCTTAGAAGAAATGTCAATTATAGCTGAAGCGGTTTATAAAGCTTTCCATGCTGAAAAAATGAATTACGAATTATTAGGAAATGGCGATACTCATTTACATTGGCATTTATTCCCAAGAATAAGCGGAGATTTAGAAGGACATGGGCTTCATGGTAAGGGGCCTGTATGGTGGTATCCAATAGATAAAATGTATGATGCTGCAAACTGTCCTACATCAGAAGAATTATATGATATGAAAGTAAAACTATTAGAAC